The following proteins come from a genomic window of Geomonas sp. RF6:
- the adeC gene encoding AdeC/AdeK/OprM family multidrug efflux complex outer membrane factor: MRRINLSMGIAIGALLSLTGCSTLAPKYKQPAAPVPAAWPTGGAYKNTAGTAGDQAAADIAWKDFFTDDRLRKVLSLSLDNNRDLRVAVLNIERTRSLYQIQRSELFPYVDAGGSYVAARTPRTLAGGDAVTSHTYALTVGFSAYELDLFGRIRSLKERALEEFLATEQARRSAQIALVSEVANTWLSLGADQERLRLAKETLATNQQSYELTRKRFDLGVASELDLRQAQTNVEAARVDIARYTSIVAQDRNALDLLAGATVPAELLPQELNVVSALKGVSPGLPSDVLQRRPDILEAENRLKGANANIGAARAAFFPRITLTTDIGLGSSQLSNLFKGGAGLWSFAPQISIPIFNAGANKANLRVAEVDRDILVSQYEKSIQVAFREIADALATRGTVEDQLSAQQALVDAAAASRRLSEARYQKGVDSYLAVLDSQRALYAAQQNLISLRLSRIANLVTLYKVLGGGA; the protein is encoded by the coding sequence ATGAGAAGGATCAATCTGAGCATGGGCATCGCCATCGGTGCCCTCCTTTCCCTTACCGGCTGCTCCACGCTGGCACCGAAGTACAAGCAACCTGCGGCTCCGGTGCCGGCAGCCTGGCCCACCGGCGGCGCCTACAAGAACACCGCAGGAACGGCTGGTGACCAGGCGGCGGCCGACATCGCCTGGAAGGACTTCTTCACCGATGATCGCCTGCGCAAGGTGCTCTCCCTCTCCCTCGACAACAACCGGGATCTCAGGGTCGCGGTGCTGAACATCGAGAGGACGCGCTCCCTGTACCAGATCCAGCGCTCCGAGCTCTTCCCGTACGTCGATGCCGGCGGGAGCTACGTCGCGGCACGCACCCCGAGGACGCTTGCGGGGGGGGATGCCGTCACCTCCCACACCTACGCGCTGACCGTCGGTTTCAGCGCCTATGAGCTCGACCTCTTCGGGCGGATCAGAAGCCTCAAGGAAAGGGCTCTGGAAGAGTTCCTCGCCACGGAGCAGGCACGCAGAAGCGCGCAGATCGCCCTCGTCTCCGAGGTCGCCAACACCTGGCTGTCGCTTGGCGCGGACCAGGAGCGCCTGAGGCTTGCAAAGGAGACGCTGGCAACGAACCAGCAGTCGTATGAGCTCACGAGAAAGCGTTTCGATCTCGGCGTCGCTTCCGAGCTCGACCTGCGGCAGGCGCAGACAAACGTGGAGGCGGCTCGCGTCGACATAGCCCGCTATACCTCCATCGTGGCGCAGGACCGAAATGCCCTCGATCTCCTGGCAGGGGCCACCGTCCCGGCCGAACTGCTGCCGCAGGAGCTCAACGTGGTGAGCGCGCTGAAGGGTGTTTCGCCGGGGCTCCCCTCCGATGTGCTGCAGCGCCGTCCGGACATCCTGGAAGCGGAGAACCGCCTCAAAGGTGCCAATGCGAATATAGGAGCGGCCCGCGCTGCGTTCTTCCCGCGCATCACGCTCACCACAGACATCGGCCTCGGCAGCAGCCAGCTCAGCAACCTCTTCAAGGGAGGGGCGGGACTGTGGAGCTTTGCACCGCAGATCAGCATCCCGATCTTCAATGCGGGGGCTAACAAGGCAAACCTGAGGGTGGCGGAAGTGGACAGGGACATCCTGGTGAGCCAGTACGAGAAGTCGATCCAGGTGGCGTTCCGCGAGATTGCCGATGCCCTCGCCACACGCGGCACCGTGGAGGACCAGCTCTCCGCGCAGCAGGCACTGGTCGACGCCGCGGCCGCGTCCCGGCGGCTTTCCGAAGCTCGCTACCAGAAGGGGGTGGACAGCTACCTCGCCGTCCTCGACTCCCAGCGCGCCCTCTACGCCGCGCAGCAGAACCTGATCTCGCTGCGTCTCTCGAGGATCGCGAACCTCGTCACCCTGTACAAGGTTCTCGGCGGCGGCGCGTAA